In the genome of Vicia villosa cultivar HV-30 ecotype Madison, WI linkage group LG7, Vvil1.0, whole genome shotgun sequence, one region contains:
- the LOC131618006 gene encoding F-box/FBD/LRR-repeat protein At1g78750-like codes for MAEESKSKQGKPKGDRMSSLSDTLLIRILSFLPSKTSVQTSILSPRWRNLWKHLSVLNLSDEDFIQFNSEPFKNFRRFFYFVNSIIFVLKLSQVQNVRLSCTKSFTGDTMCRASFNAWMISVIGPSIKELDLTLFTLDGYCCRLPVNLSVCTNLVSLSLKGALCFELSDAKSSSLPSLKKLRLDISPPINEPSLSVFYRSISPMTVASLNDFFHACPCLETLDLYFSLEDYDRICVPALCLPFSLKRLKIVVNNSDKTQVLLLDNLSISDAGKLQKASLYASNASPSTLSKLLHALSGIKHININKGLTLFT; via the exons ATGGCAGAAGAGTCGAAATCCAAACAAGGAAAACCAAAGGGAGACAGGATGAGTAGTCTATCAGATACTTTGTTGATCCGCATCCTATCATTCCTGCCAAGCAAAACATCTGTTCAAACAAGCATCCTCTCCCCCAGGTGGCGCAACCTCTGGAAGCATCTCTCAGTTCTCAATTTATCCGACGAAGACTTTATCCAATTCAATTCCGAACCATTCAAAAACTTCAGAAGatttttctattttgttaacTCCATTATCTTTGTCCTCAAGCTCTCTCAAGTTCAGAATGTGCGCCTCTCGTGTACTAAATCGTTCACCGGCGACACGATGTGCAGAGCCTCATTTAACGCTTGGATGATATCCGTCATTGGACCCAGCATCAAAGAACTCGACCTCACTCTCTTCACTTTAGACGGTTATTGCTGTCGGCTTCCCGTTAACCTCTCCGTCTGTACTAATCTCGTCTCCCTCAG TCTCAAAGGTGCATTGTGTTTTGAGTTGTCAGATGCCAAGTCTTCTAGCTTACCATCACTAAAGAAGTTGCGACTTGACATCAGTCCTCCTATCAATGAGCCTTCTCTCAGTGTCTTCTACCGCAGCATCTCTCCTATGACTGTGGCTTCCCTCAATGACTTCTTCCACGCCTGTCCTTGTCTGGAAACTCTGGATCTTTACTTTTCTCTTGAGGATTACGATAGAATTTGTGTTCCAGCTCTTTGcctgccattttctttgaagaggTTGAAAATCGTTGTTAATAATTCCGACAAAACTCAAGTGCTTCTTCTTGACAACCTCAGCATTAGTGATGCTGGTAAGTTGCAAAAAGCATCTCTCTATGCCTCAAATGCTTCGCCCTCCACTCTAAGCAAGCTACTCCACGCCCTATCTGGAATAAAACATATAAACATCAACAAAG GATTAACTTTGTTTACTTGA
- the LOC131618008 gene encoding putative clathrin assembly protein At4g02650, whose amino-acid sequence MSQSTLRRAIGAVKDQTSISLAKVGSSSSLGDLEVAIVKATKHAENPADEKHVREILSLTCYSRAFISACVNTLAKRLSKTSSWTVALKTLVLIQRLISEGDPAYEQEIFFSTRRGTRLLNMCDFRDKSKSNSWDYSSFVRTYALYLDERIEYKMQHRRGRSGRFSHDEDEEEQSKEKERDKNGEIVVKSMPLCEMKTEQLFSKMQHLQLLLERFMACRPTGRAKTHRIVIVALYPIVKESFQIYHDMTEILGIFIDRFTEIEIQECYKVYDIFCRIGKQYDELELFYIWSKSIGIGRSSEYPHIEKVTTKKLELVEKFIKDRSSLKEKMNTQEKPKEKEEEKEIEMDMMNEIKALPAPEEFNEEPIKEVVKEEKEQEKEIKEENIVQTEGDLLGLGDNMMTKQDYNENKLALALFDGELSTTKTTAEALPWQAFDDESDWETSLVQSSSNLPNQKPSLGGGFDTLLLDSMYEQSSTRNVATMQGMNGYGSASSVARVSASPMLALPAPQTSRNGYEDPFAASMALAPPAYVQMSEIEKRQRLLLDEQAMWQQYAKSGIQGHVGFQTQQQQQQPNNFYMGGYQQNHYGNYYH is encoded by the coding sequence ATGTCACAAAGTACATTAAGAAGAGCCATTGGAGCAGTGAAGGATCAAACAAGCATAAGCCTAGCAAAAGTTGGAAGCAGCTCTTCACTAGGTGACCTTGAAGTTGCCATTGTGAAAGCAACAAAACACGCGGAAAATCCAGCGGACGAGAAACACGTTAGAGAGATTCTAAGCCTAACATGTTACTCACGCGCGTTTATAAGTGCTTGTGTCAACACTCTCGCTAAGCGTTTGAGTAAAACGAGTAGTTGGACGGTTGCTTTGAAAACacttgttttgattcaaaggttgATATCTGAAGGTGATCCGGCTTATGAACAAGAGATATTCTTCTCAACTAGACGCGGAACTCGACTTCTAAACATGTGTGATTTTAGGGATAAGTCTAAGTCTAATTCGTGGGATTACTCTTCGTTTGTTCGCACGTATGCGTTGTATCTAGATGAAAGGATTGAGTATAAGATGCAACATAGGCGTGGAAGAAGTGGTAGGTTTTCGCATGATGAAGACGAGGAAGAACAatcgaaagaaaaagaaagagataaAAATGGAGAAATTGTTGTGAAATCAATGCCATTGTGTGAAATGAAGACCGAACAACTCTTTTCCAAAATGCAGCATTTGCAGTTGTTGCTTGAGCGTTTTATGGCTTGTCGTCCCACGGGTAGAGCAAAGACTCATAGAATTGTGATAGTGGCACTCTACCCAATTGTGAAGGAAAGTTTTCAAATATATCATGACATGACAGAAATACTAGGTATCTTCATTGATCGTTTCACTGAGATAGAAATACAAGAATGTTATAAGGTTTATGACATTTTCTGTCGTATCGGAAAACAATACGATGAACTCGAATTATTTTATATCTGGTCCAAAAGTATTGGAATCGGACGTTCTTCGGAGTATCCACATATTGAAAAAGTCACAACAAAGAAATTGGAACTCGTTGAGAAGTTCATCAAAGACAGGTCATCTTTAAAAGAGAAAATGAATACACAAGAAAAAccgaaagaaaaagaagaagaaaaagaaatagaaatggATATGATGAATGAAATCAAAGCACTTCCGGCCCCGGAAGAATTCAATGAAGAACCGATAAAAGAAGTTGTGAAGGAAGAGAAAGAACAAGAAAAGGAGATAAAGGAAGAAAACATAGTTCAAACAGAAGGTGATTTGTTAGGTTTAGGTGATAATATGATGACAAAACAAGATTATAATGAGAACAAACTAGCATTAGcattatttgatggtgaattatcaacaacaaaaacaacagcaGAAGCTCTTCCATGGCAAGCTTTTGATGATGAATCTGATTGGGAAACATCACTAGTTCAATCAAGTAGTAATTTACCGAATCAGAAACCATCATTAGGTGGTGGATTTGACACATTGTTATTGGATAGCATGTATGAACAATCATCAACAAGAAATGTAGCAACGATGCAAGGAATGAACGGTTATGGAAGTGCTAGTAGTGTTGCAAGAGTTTCAGCATCACCAATGTTAGCATTGCCGGCGCCGCAAACATCGAGGAATGGTTATGAAGATCCATTTGCAGCATCAATGGCTTTGGCACCACCAGCTTATGTGCAAATGTCGGAGATCGAGAAAAGGCAAAGGTTGTTACTTGATGAACAAGCAATGTGGCAGCAATATGCAAAAAGTGGAATACAAGGACATGTTGGAtttcaaacacaacaacaacaacaacaacctaatAATTTCTACATGGGAGGGTATCAACAAAATCATTATGGGAATTATTATCATTAA
- the LOC131618007 gene encoding FCS-Like Zinc finger 3-like: MASNYSFSSSIISPKSSMFYYGGSEDFYDQPQFLQACSLCRKHLGQNKDIFMYRGNTPFCSKECRQEQMEIDESIEKGWKISSKRSVRNSEKNSTKNNTVRAGTVAVA; this comes from the exons ATGGCTTCTAactattctttctcttcttcaattaTTTCTCCAAAATCTAGCATGTTTTATTATGGTGGAAGTGAAGATTTCTATGATCAACCTCAGTTCCTTCAAGCATGTTCTCTTTGTAGAAAACATCTTGGCCAAAACAAAGACATCTTTATGTACAG AGGGAACACACCATTTTGTAGCAAAGAGTGCAGACAAGAACAGATGGAGATTGATGAGTCCATAGAAAAAGGCTGGAAAATTTCTTCAAAAAGAAGTGTTAGAAATTCAGAAAAAAATTCTACAAAAAATAATACTGTAAGAGCTGGCACAGTAGCAGTGGCCTAA